The following proteins are encoded in a genomic region of Streptomyces sp. NBC_01723:
- a CDS encoding GNAT family N-acetyltransferase translates to MDFSAKPVLTGERTVLRPFTARDADVMWEIVNDPEVVRFTFEPGTEITRERLRSWYGVRTADPDRLDLAVTDRATGELVGEVVLYDWDPAARSCTFRTLIGAQGRGRGLGSEATRLIVGHAFERVGLHRVQLEVYAHNQRARRVYEKAGFVVEGIRREAALRDGVWVDDVLMAVLDHEWAAHGGVAGDG, encoded by the coding sequence ATGGACTTCTCAGCGAAACCCGTCCTCACCGGCGAGCGGACCGTCCTGCGGCCGTTCACCGCGCGGGACGCGGACGTGATGTGGGAGATCGTCAACGACCCCGAGGTCGTCCGCTTCACGTTCGAGCCCGGCACCGAGATCACCCGGGAACGGCTGCGCTCATGGTACGGCGTGCGCACCGCCGACCCCGACCGCCTGGACCTCGCCGTCACCGACCGCGCGACCGGCGAACTCGTCGGCGAGGTCGTCCTGTACGACTGGGACCCGGCCGCCCGCAGCTGCACCTTCCGCACCCTCATCGGGGCCCAGGGCCGCGGCCGGGGTCTGGGCAGCGAGGCGACCCGGCTCATCGTCGGCCACGCCTTCGAGCGGGTCGGCCTGCACCGCGTCCAGCTGGAGGTCTACGCCCACAACCAGCGGGCCCGCCGGGTGTACGAGAAGGCCGGTTTCGTGGTGGAGGGGATACGCCGGGAGGCGGCCCTGCGCGACGGCGTGTGGGTGGACGACGTCCTGATGGCGGTCCTCGACCACGAGTGGGCCGCGCACGGAGGCGTCGCGGGTGACGGGTGA
- a CDS encoding heavy-metal-associated domain-containing protein codes for MTAQTDTQGSVTTVYKVSGMSCGHCEGAVSGEISEIAGVTSVQAVASTGEVTVASGAPLDDDAVRAAVDEAGFELVGRA; via the coding sequence ATGACCGCCCAGACCGACACCCAGGGCTCCGTCACCACCGTCTACAAGGTGAGCGGAATGAGTTGCGGACACTGCGAGGGAGCCGTCTCCGGCGAGATCTCCGAGATCGCGGGCGTCACCTCGGTACAGGCCGTCGCGTCCACGGGCGAGGTCACCGTCGCCTCTGGGGCACCGCTGGACGACGACGCCGTACGCGCCGCCGTGGACGAGGCCGGCTTCGAGCTCGTCGGCCGGGCCTAG